Part of the uncultured Umboniibacter sp. genome, TAATGACAGCGTATTCAGTGAGGTCAGTTTGGCATTGAAATCAAAGTCCACATACTCAATGGTATCGCCGTAGTGCCGTCCATCTTCATTACGAAGATCTTGATGTTGGCGGTCATAGTGCTCGTTAACTTCCATGATTCTAACCGCCGGATAGCCAGCCTGGTTAAAGGGAAAGTGATGCCCACCTCGCCCGAATCGATCTAAACGGTAAACCAACATCACATCTAAGTTGGTCATGTACTGGTCTGCCTGCACCTTGATAAAACGCGCTAAGTTTCGGGAAGCTGAATCATTCTCTCCGCCGCTGAAATAGCGTTCGCGAGCCTCTTCGGGGGTTTCACTAATTTTTACCCCTTCGGAAAAAACTCTGACACTGTGATTATTAATGACACCATTGATGCCCGCGATATTACCAATCATGTCGTTATTAATCACCGCCTGCAGGTGCCAGTCTTTACCGGCAGCATAATCCGCTAAGATTTTTCCACCATATAGGCCTTGCTCCTCACCAGACAGTGCAGCAAACACCACATTTCCCTCAAATTCATACTGCGAGAGGACCCGAGCAGCCTCAAGAACTCCGGCGACACCTGAGGCGTTGTCATTCGCTCCCGGCGAACCTGAAGTACTATTTAGCGGGTCGCTCACACGCGAATCGATATCTCCTGACATGACGACATAACGATTCGAATCTTCACGCCCTTTAAGAACCGCGATCACATTGACGATCTCAGTGGGCGTTGGTATACGCCGACCTTCAACGGTATCGCTAACTAATCGTACCTCGAGGCATCCTCCGCATGCAGCTGAAATAGCCATAAACTCATCGGTAATCCAACGTCTAGCGGCACCAATCCCCGAATCATCGGAATCCGTTTCACTTAAACTGTGACGCGTTCCAAAGCCCACTAATTTCTCAACATCTTGATGCAGTCGCTCAGCATTAGCCGATTGGCCAATATCGTATAACCTGATGTCTTCCGCCGGCGGTACAGACTGAGCACTCGCGAATGGGATAGAGAGAAGCGATATTGTTGTCGCTACAATTATTTTGTTAAACGTCATCTGGGGAGTCGCCTTTTTGCATTCGATAAGCTTTACTGTACGATATAATATCGATATTGGTCTAATAAATGAGAGGGGTTTCGTGAAACGCTATTCTAGCTTTAACGATTTTTGGCCGCACTACGTGCGCGAACATGCGAAGCCGTCTACTCGAGCGCTCCACTTTGCTGGCACCTCGCTTATTTTTCCGCTTATCTATCTTGGCGTTACCAGCAGCATTTACTGGTTTATAGCTATCCCTTTTATTGCGTATGGTCTCGCTTGGACAGGTCACTTCTTTATTGAGAAGAATCGACCCGCAACCTTCCAATATCCATTGTGGTCTCTTCGGGGGGACTTCAAAATGTTCGCATATATGCTTCGGGGCAAAATGCCTGAAGAAGTTAACCGTTGTCGAGAACTAAACCGTGAAGATAGTTAACACCTCTCTACCCTCTCTTCTACTCCTTGTCGTCGCGCTGGTTGCATCAACTCAAGCAACGGCGGATTGTCCCCCTGCAGAGGAGCGACCATGCATTGGCTTAGTCCTCGGCGGAGGCGGTGCAAGGGGAGGTGCGCATGTAGGAGTACTCAAGGTACTAGAGGAAGAAGGCATTCCGATTGATATTATTACTGGTACGAGCATTGGGTCCTTCATCGGTGGTCTCTATGCCATGGGGAAGACGCCTGAAGAAATTGAAGAAATCCTTAATTCTACTGCTTGGGAAGAGGGGCTTAATGACTCGGTGAAACGTGAGGATATGCCATTTCGACGCAAGCGCCAAACCGATGAATTCCCCATCAATCCCGAGATTGGTTTCGATGGCGCTGAAATCAAATTTCCTAAAGGCGTAGCACAAGGGCAGCGTATGGGCGAGCTCATACAACGTTCTGTTGGCAGCCTTCCCGACCTTAAAAGTTTCGACGATCTCCTCATTACCTATAGAGCCGTGGCCGCAGACATCGAAACTGGAGAAGCCGTCATTATCGATAGCGGCGCGCTGTTCAGTGCCATGCAAGCATCCATGTCCATCCCAGGTGTTGTTCGCCCCTTTGAATACAATGGACGTCTACTCGTTGATGGCGGTATCGCAAATAACTTACCGGTAGATGTCGCCCAGGACCTTGGTGCCGACATTATCATAGCTGTGGATATCGGCACTGCTCTACCTACCCGCAAACAACTCACTTCATCGGTTGCAGTACTCAATCAGTTAGTCAACTTCTCTATTAAGGCTAATGTTGAACACCAAAAGACGCTACTTGGCGAGAATGACATTCTATTAACTCCAAGAAATGACACGGTAGGTATGCTTGATTTCAGCGCCTTTTCAACATCAATTCAGGTTGGCTACAACGAAGCCGATACAAAAAGAACGGCCATTGCAGAGATCGATGTTCCTCAATCCTCCTGGGATGAATTTGCCGCGGAGCGAGACGCATTAGCCGAGCCTGAATTCCGAGTTGTGGCAATTAATGTTGAGAACAACTCCCGGCTTCGAGATGACATAATCATCGAGCGCTTGGGTTTTGACATTGGCGACAAGCTCGATCACAGCGCTGTACAGGAAGGTGTTGATCGTACCTATGCACTGGATGTGTTCGAACGAATCGACTATCACGTGGTAGATGTTAGAGAAGGCCAGATTCTTAATATCGGTGCCACCGAAAAAAGCTGGGGGCCGGGCTATTTAGACTTCCAGTTCCAAATGCAGGACGACTATAAAGGTTCAAGCGAATTCTCGCTGGGTGCAGCTTGGACAATGACCAATATTAATGACCTTGGCGCCGAGTGGAGAACGGTTGTCATTGGTGGTACAGACAAATTTATCTCTACTGACCTCTACTTCCCGTTGGAATGGGCGCCACTCAATCACTACATTACTACCGGCGTCACATATGAACGCAATCAGCTCTATATTGATACAGAAAATAGCCTGCTAGCTTATAGCATTCAAAGTGATGTCACGACATCCCTAGGACAAGGCTGGAATTTCGGTGACAGATCACGAATTGAAGCGGGCTTGTTGTATACCGATGGATATGTCGCGCTACCCGATATTGGCGATGCCGTTTTTGACGGTCGCAGAGTTCAATATAATAGTGAAGGCCTCTATGCTGAATACTTTTACGACAGCTTAGATAGTGCAGCCTTCGCGAGGAAGGGGCGTATATTCCAA contains:
- a CDS encoding M28 family metallopeptidase, whose translation is MTFNKIIVATTISLLSIPFASAQSVPPAEDIRLYDIGQSANAERLHQDVEKLVGFGTRHSLSETDSDDSGIGAARRWITDEFMAISAACGGCLEVRLVSDTVEGRRIPTPTEIVNVIAVLKGREDSNRYVVMSGDIDSRVSDPLNSTSGSPGANDNASGVAGVLEAARVLSQYEFEGNVVFAALSGEEQGLYGGKILADYAAGKDWHLQAVINNDMIGNIAGINGVINNHSVRVFSEGVKISETPEEARERYFSGGENDSASRNLARFIKVQADQYMTNLDVMLVYRLDRFGRGGHHFPFNQAGYPAVRIMEVNEHYDRQHQDLRNEDGRHYGDTIEYVDFDFNAKLTSLNTLSLAALAWAPAPPADVTISGQVAPSTTLNWQPVAGAVGYRVHWRLTTESEWTHSRWVGDVSEFTVENMVIDNYLFGVSSVSAGGHESPVVFPGAAGDFY
- a CDS encoding DUF962 domain-containing protein, which translates into the protein MKRYSSFNDFWPHYVREHAKPSTRALHFAGTSLIFPLIYLGVTSSIYWFIAIPFIAYGLAWTGHFFIEKNRPATFQYPLWSLRGDFKMFAYMLRGKMPEEVNRCRELNREDS
- a CDS encoding patatin-like phospholipase family protein, with product MKIVNTSLPSLLLLVVALVASTQATADCPPAEERPCIGLVLGGGGARGGAHVGVLKVLEEEGIPIDIITGTSIGSFIGGLYAMGKTPEEIEEILNSTAWEEGLNDSVKREDMPFRRKRQTDEFPINPEIGFDGAEIKFPKGVAQGQRMGELIQRSVGSLPDLKSFDDLLITYRAVAADIETGEAVIIDSGALFSAMQASMSIPGVVRPFEYNGRLLVDGGIANNLPVDVAQDLGADIIIAVDIGTALPTRKQLTSSVAVLNQLVNFSIKANVEHQKTLLGENDILLTPRNDTVGMLDFSAFSTSIQVGYNEADTKRTAIAEIDVPQSSWDEFAAERDALAEPEFRVVAINVENNSRLRDDIIIERLGFDIGDKLDHSAVQEGVDRTYALDVFERIDYHVVDVREGQILNIGATEKSWGPGYLDFQFQMQDDYKGSSEFSLGAAWTMTNINDLGAEWRTVVIGGTDKFISTDLYFPLEWAPLNHYITTGVTYERNQLYIDTENSLLAYSIQSDVTTSLGQGWNFGDRSRIEAGLLYTDGYVALPDIGDAVFDGRRVQYNSEGLYAEYFYDSLDSAAFARKGRIFQMRFEDRRDSVDGSRGTPQLMEATWLEVHSIGNHTFSGQVRAESLRSDQEEVTIRQSELGGFLNLSGLPPSSLTGNHLRYANIVYRYRLLENDFGLFKSPIYLGASYEIGNVWDKRDQIDHQSLIESGSIFTGVDSPLGPIYIAYAKAEGGFDSFYFYLGSQF